One genomic region from Melioribacteraceae bacterium encodes:
- a CDS encoding metallophosphoesterase, with the protein MKLQQAIIFFGIVFSVYGIVNYYIFRRVVSIVPDQYKTIFTIIFVFVVLSYIVGRFLENYWVWYVSDFLVWVGSFWIAIMFYSLLMLIIIDAVRIINYFLPIIPNAVTANPDKLKQTLALIVSVLVLIIVTGGFFNSRLVAIKKYAINLDKKAGDLKSLNIVMASDLHLGTVNGKNFAYRIVDKINKQNPDIILLAGDIIDEDIKPVLRDNVGEALLELKAKYGVFGITGNHEYIGGVKDAVDYLTNHNIRMLIDSYIKIDSSLYIVGRADRDSRRFADYTRKPLEEILVGADKSLPLILMDHQPFQLNDARNNGIDLQLSGHTHNGQLWPINYIVEKIYEIAWGYRLIEGTHYYVSSGVGTWGPPIRTGSRPEIIKLTLNFN; encoded by the coding sequence ATGAAACTTCAACAGGCAATAATTTTTTTCGGTATAGTCTTCTCCGTTTACGGAATTGTTAATTACTACATTTTCCGGAGAGTCGTTTCAATTGTACCAGATCAGTACAAAACAATTTTTACAATAATATTTGTTTTTGTAGTCCTATCATATATAGTCGGCCGTTTCCTGGAAAACTACTGGGTCTGGTATGTAAGCGATTTCCTGGTCTGGGTCGGCTCCTTCTGGATTGCAATTATGTTTTATTCGTTACTGATGCTGATAATTATCGATGCAGTAAGAATAATAAATTATTTCCTGCCGATTATACCTAATGCAGTAACAGCTAATCCGGATAAATTAAAGCAAACCCTTGCATTAATTGTTTCAGTTCTTGTGTTGATAATTGTAACGGGCGGTTTTTTTAATTCCCGCCTCGTAGCGATAAAGAAGTATGCCATTAATCTCGACAAGAAAGCAGGCGACCTGAAATCTCTTAACATTGTAATGGCCTCGGATCTGCATCTCGGAACTGTTAACGGAAAGAATTTTGCTTACAGGATTGTAGACAAGATCAACAAGCAGAATCCTGATATTATTCTGCTTGCGGGAGATATAATCGATGAGGATATAAAACCCGTTCTTCGGGATAATGTAGGCGAGGCACTTCTTGAACTTAAGGCCAAATACGGAGTCTTCGGTATCACGGGTAATCACGAGTATATCGGCGGTGTAAAAGATGCGGTCGACTATCTCACAAATCATAATATCAGGATGCTCATAGATTCATATATAAAAATCGACAGCTCGCTTTACATTGTCGGCCGGGCAGATCGGGACAGCCGGAGGTTCGCCGACTATACGAGAAAACCGCTTGAAGAAATTCTTGTGGGCGCGGATAAATCGCTACCTTTAATTCTTATGGACCATCAGCCGTTCCAATTAAACGACGCGCGTAATAACGGGATCGATTTGCAGCTCTCGGGCCATACACACAACGGCCAGCTTTGGCCCATAAATTACATTGTTGAAAAAATTTACGAGATTGCATGGGGTTACAGATTAATAGAAGGAACACACTATTATGTTTCCTCTGGAGTCGGAACGTGGGGTCCGCCAATTAGAACCGGAAGCCGCCCCGAAATAATTAAATTAACCCTCAACTTTAATTAG